In uncultured Cohaesibacter sp., a genomic segment contains:
- the ilvD gene encoding dihydroxy-acid dehydratase, protein MPDYRSKTSTHGRNMAGARALWRATGVANEDFGKPIIAVVNSFTQFVPGHVHLKDLGQMVAREIEAAGGIAKEMNTIAVDDGIAMGHDGMLYSLPSREIIADSVEYMVNAHCVDAMVCISNCDKITPGMMMAAMRLNIPAIFVSGGPMEAGRIPGMDHGLDLIDAMIMGADPQVSDETVAQIEEAACPTCGSCSGMFTANSMNCLAEALGLGLPGNGTVVATHADRKELFLEAGRKAVEMCKRYYKQEDESVLPRNIATFGAFENAMTLDIAMGGSTNTVLHLLAIAQEGEVDFTMADIDRLSRKVPNLCKLAPTTQKYHIENCHRAGGIFGILGELDRAGLLNRDCGTVHTKTLGDAIELYDIMRAPSAEVETLYKAAPGGVRSIEAFSQASRYKELDKDRADGCIRDKEHAYSQDGGLAVLFGNIALDGCIVKTAGVDESILKFSGPARIFESQEAAVKGIIGGKIQSGDVVIIRYEGPRGGPGMQEMLYPTSYLKSMGLGKECALITDGRFSGGTSGLSIGHVSPEAAAGGAIGLIEEGDRIEIDIPNRSMNVAVSDAVLDERRAAMNGKGAEGWKPAETRERIVSRSLQAYALMATSADKGAVRDLTGLKRTD, encoded by the coding sequence ATGCCTGACTATCGTTCCAAGACTTCGACCCATGGCCGCAATATGGCTGGTGCCCGTGCGCTCTGGCGTGCGACCGGTGTTGCCAATGAGGATTTTGGCAAGCCGATTATCGCGGTGGTCAACTCCTTCACCCAGTTTGTGCCCGGGCATGTGCATCTGAAGGATCTGGGGCAGATGGTGGCCCGCGAAATCGAGGCGGCAGGCGGCATCGCCAAGGAAATGAATACCATCGCCGTTGATGACGGCATCGCCATGGGCCATGACGGCATGCTCTATTCGCTGCCTTCGCGCGAGATCATTGCCGACTCGGTTGAATATATGGTCAATGCCCATTGCGTCGACGCCATGGTCTGCATTTCCAACTGCGACAAGATCACACCGGGCATGATGATGGCTGCCATGCGGCTCAATATTCCCGCAATCTTTGTCTCCGGTGGCCCGATGGAAGCGGGGCGTATTCCGGGTATGGACCATGGTCTTGACCTGATCGACGCCATGATTATGGGGGCCGATCCGCAGGTCTCGGACGAGACCGTGGCGCAGATTGAGGAAGCTGCCTGTCCGACCTGTGGTTCCTGCTCGGGCATGTTCACGGCCAACTCGATGAACTGTCTTGCCGAGGCGCTGGGGCTTGGATTGCCGGGCAATGGCACCGTCGTTGCCACCCATGCGGACCGCAAGGAGCTGTTTCTTGAAGCTGGCCGCAAGGCGGTCGAGATGTGCAAGCGCTATTACAAGCAGGAGGATGAAAGCGTCCTGCCGCGCAATATCGCCACCTTCGGTGCCTTCGAGAATGCCATGACACTGGATATCGCCATGGGCGGATCGACCAACACGGTTCTGCATCTCCTGGCGATTGCTCAGGAAGGCGAGGTCGATTTCACCATGGCCGACATCGACCGGTTGTCGCGCAAGGTACCGAACCTGTGCAAGCTGGCACCGACAACGCAGAAATATCACATCGAGAATTGCCACCGCGCCGGTGGTATCTTCGGCATTCTGGGCGAGCTGGACCGGGCAGGTCTTCTCAATCGGGATTGCGGCACGGTGCATACGAAGACCCTTGGCGATGCCATCGAGCTTTATGACATCATGCGCGCACCAAGCGCCGAGGTGGAAACGCTCTACAAGGCGGCTCCGGGCGGGGTGCGTTCCATCGAGGCCTTCTCGCAGGCCAGCCGCTACAAGGAGCTGGACAAGGATCGCGCCGACGGCTGCATTCGTGACAAGGAACATGCCTATAGTCAGGATGGCGGCCTTGCGGTTCTGTTCGGCAATATCGCGCTGGATGGCTGTATCGTCAAAACCGCTGGCGTGGACGAAAGCATTCTGAAATTCTCCGGTCCGGCCCGGATTTTTGAAAGTCAGGAAGCGGCTGTGAAAGGCATCATCGGCGGCAAGATCCAGTCTGGCGATGTGGTCATCATCCGCTATGAAGGGCCGCGTGGTGGTCCGGGCATGCAGGAAATGCTCTATCCGACCTCCTATCTCAAATCCATGGGACTGGGCAAGGAATGCGCTTTGATCACCGATGGCCGCTTCTCCGGCGGTACCTCGGGACTGTCCATCGGTCATGTTTCGCCAGAAGCTGCCGCAGGTGGCGCGATTGGCCTGATCGAGGAGGGCGATCGCATTGAAATCGACATCCCGAACCGCTCGATGAATGTCGCCGTCTCCGACGCGGTGCTGGATGAGCGCCGCGCTGCGATGAATGGCAAGGGTGCTGAGGGCTGGAAACCGGCAGAGACGCGCGAGCGCATCGTCTCCCGTTCACTTCAGGCCTATGCCCTGATGGCAACATCTGCCGACAAGGGGGCCGTAAGAGACCTTACCGGGTTGAAAAGAACGGATTGA
- the trpB gene encoding tryptophan synthase subunit beta: MGYLKQFPNKEGYFGEFGGAFLPPQLVPHFKAIGEAYERIAVDSSFIAELRYIREHFQGRPTPVQHAKNLSEKMGGAQIYLKREDLNHSGAHKLNHCMGEALLAKFMGKKKLIAETGAGQHGVALATAAAYFGMECEIHMGEVDIAKEHPNVIRMKLLGAEVVPVSFGGKTLKEAVDSAFMAYLEQADEAIYAIGSVVGPHPFPKMVRDFQSVVGFEARDQFKAMTGLDPDHVVACVGGGSNAMGLFSGFLDNDEVKLYGVEPHGKGSELGQHAATISYGHPGEIHGFKCLVLTDENGDPAPVHSIASGLDYPGVGPEHSYLHTIGKVNYGTASDDETLKAFYALSKYEGIIPALESSHAVAYAMKMAQAHPGESILVNLSGRGDKDIDYVTENFGFGENFEL; the protein is encoded by the coding sequence ATGGGATATTTGAAGCAATTTCCTAATAAGGAAGGCTATTTTGGCGAGTTTGGCGGAGCATTTCTGCCGCCCCAGCTCGTGCCTCATTTCAAGGCAATCGGGGAAGCCTATGAGCGCATTGCCGTTGACAGCTCGTTCATTGCCGAGCTGCGCTATATTCGCGAACATTTTCAGGGCCGCCCGACACCGGTGCAGCATGCCAAGAATCTGTCCGAGAAGATGGGCGGGGCGCAGATTTACCTCAAGCGCGAGGATCTGAACCATTCCGGCGCACATAAGCTCAATCATTGCATGGGCGAAGCGCTGCTTGCCAAATTCATGGGCAAGAAGAAACTGATCGCTGAAACCGGTGCCGGTCAGCACGGGGTGGCGCTGGCCACGGCGGCGGCCTATTTCGGCATGGAATGTGAAATTCACATGGGTGAAGTGGACATTGCCAAGGAGCATCCGAATGTGATCCGCATGAAGCTGCTCGGGGCCGAAGTGGTGCCCGTTTCCTTTGGCGGCAAGACCCTCAAGGAAGCAGTGGACAGCGCCTTCATGGCCTATCTGGAGCAGGCCGACGAAGCCATTTATGCCATCGGCTCCGTTGTCGGGCCGCATCCCTTCCCGAAAATGGTGCGCGACTTCCAGTCGGTTGTCGGTTTCGAGGCGCGGGATCAGTTCAAGGCCATGACCGGGCTGGATCCTGACCATGTGGTTGCCTGCGTGGGTGGTGGCTCCAATGCCATGGGGCTGTTTTCCGGTTTCCTCGATAATGACGAGGTCAAGCTTTATGGCGTCGAGCCGCATGGCAAGGGCTCTGAACTGGGGCAGCATGCGGCCACGATTTCCTATGGGCATCCGGGAGAAATCCACGGCTTCAAATGCCTTGTCCTGACCGACGAGAATGGCGATCCGGCACCGGTTCATTCCATTGCTTCCGGGCTTGATTATCCCGGTGTCGGGCCGGAGCATTCCTATTTGCACACCATCGGCAAGGTCAATTATGGCACCGCCAGTGATGATGAAACGCTCAAGGCCTTCTATGCGCTGAGCAAATATGAGGGCATCATTCCGGCGCTGGAAAGCTCCCACGCTGTGGCCTATGCCATGAAGATGGCGCAGGCGCATCCGGGCGAGAGCATTCTGGTCAATTTGTCCGGTCGTGGCGACAAGGACATTGACTATGTGACGGAGAATTTCGGTTTCGGCGAGAATTTCGAGCTTTGA
- the speA gene encoding biosynthetic arginine decarboxylase: protein MTEQEAPCAIYGIERWGNDRFEVLDNGNIGLITDHESGPVTTDLTSILHSLEERGIASPILLRVANSLKSQIDRINGSFANAIKELNYDANYRGVFPVKVNQQAHVIEKIVEYGAPHNFGLEVGSKPELIIALGQRLSKDALLICNGIKDSEFINLALLSRKLGFNTIIVLESKSELDLVLSESKKLKIRPQLGIRIKLNNRITGNWASSSGDRSAFGLSAPDVLHVVDRLKAEGYLDCLQLQHFHLGSQVPDIIDVRRSAAEACRFFVELRKEGAPLNYIDLGGGLGIDYTGEHKSTENSINYSTDEYCYSIVEAVKNTMDDAKQKHPTIVTESGRATVAYSSMLLFNIIDVTHYEGNNVVEVTEEDNRSIRDMRDVEGYLTPSRLQECLNDVTFYRDEVRRNFGRGEVGLRDLAKAEKLYLSLLAKMRKATQSDEWISDDVLTALEAAADIYHANFSLFQSLPDVWAIDQLHPIIPIQRLNEAPTRRAILSDITCDSDGKVDKFVLADGISQSLPVHTLSEDEHYCMAVFFVGAYQETLGDLHNLFGDTNVATIEIKPNGDFNLIHEVEGDTISEVLSYVEYNPVALSNSFKQMVEEAVSNKKLTVKERKAMMNAFKESMNGYTYFEH, encoded by the coding sequence ATGACCGAACAGGAGGCTCCCTGCGCAATTTACGGCATTGAACGCTGGGGCAATGACCGGTTCGAGGTACTGGACAATGGCAACATTGGACTCATCACGGATCATGAATCTGGACCGGTGACAACCGATCTGACATCAATCTTGCATTCGCTGGAAGAACGCGGCATTGCATCTCCCATTCTGCTGCGCGTTGCAAACAGCCTGAAGAGCCAGATCGACCGTATCAACGGCAGCTTTGCAAATGCGATCAAGGAACTGAACTACGACGCGAATTATCGCGGCGTATTTCCGGTCAAGGTCAATCAGCAGGCCCATGTGATCGAGAAAATCGTCGAATATGGCGCGCCGCATAATTTCGGCCTTGAAGTCGGCTCCAAACCTGAACTGATCATTGCCCTTGGCCAGCGCCTTTCCAAGGATGCGCTGCTGATCTGCAATGGCATCAAGGACAGCGAGTTCATCAATCTCGCCCTGCTCTCGCGCAAGCTTGGCTTCAACACGATCATCGTGCTGGAAAGCAAGTCCGAGCTTGATCTGGTGTTGTCTGAGTCCAAGAAGCTGAAGATCCGTCCGCAGCTGGGCATCCGCATCAAGCTGAACAACCGCATCACCGGCAACTGGGCCTCCTCTTCGGGCGACCGCTCCGCATTCGGCCTGTCCGCACCGGACGTGCTCCATGTCGTCGATCGTCTGAAGGCGGAAGGCTATCTTGATTGCCTGCAATTGCAGCATTTCCACCTCGGCAGCCAGGTGCCTGACATCATCGACGTGCGCCGCAGCGCAGCCGAAGCCTGCCGCTTCTTTGTCGAATTGCGCAAGGAAGGCGCGCCGCTCAACTATATCGATCTGGGCGGCGGTCTGGGTATCGACTATACCGGCGAGCATAAATCCACCGAGAACTCCATCAACTACAGCACCGACGAATATTGCTATTCCATCGTCGAAGCCGTGAAAAACACGATGGATGATGCCAAACAGAAGCATCCCACGATCGTTACCGAGAGTGGCCGTGCCACTGTGGCCTACAGCTCCATGCTGCTCTTCAACATCATCGACGTCACCCACTATGAGGGCAACAATGTCGTTGAGGTAACCGAGGAAGACAATCGCTCCATTCGCGACATGCGCGATGTGGAAGGCTATCTTACGCCCTCGCGCCTGCAGGAATGTCTCAACGACGTGACCTTCTATCGCGACGAAGTGCGCCGCAATTTCGGTCGCGGCGAAGTGGGCCTGCGCGATCTGGCCAAGGCCGAGAAACTCTATCTCAGCCTGCTCGCCAAGATGCGCAAGGCGACGCAGTCCGACGAATGGATTTCCGATGACGTGCTGACGGCCCTCGAAGCAGCCGCCGACATCTACCACGCCAACTTCTCGCTGTTCCAGTCGCTGCCCGATGTCTGGGCCATTGACCAGCTGCATCCGATCATTCCGATCCAGCGCCTCAATGAAGCCCCGACACGTCGGGCCATCCTCAGCGACATCACCTGCGACAGCGACGGCAAGGTCGACAAATTCGTGCTTGCCGACGGCATTTCCCAGTCCCTGCCGGTTCACACCCTCTCCGAAGACGAGCATTATTGCATGGCCGTCTTCTTTGTCGGTGCCTATCAGGAAACGCTGGGCGATCTGCATAATCTGTTCGGTGACACCAACGTGGCCACCATCGAGATCAAGCCAAACGGCGATTTCAACCTCATTCACGAAGTGGAAGGGGACACCATCTCCGAAGTGCTGAGCTATGTGGAATATAATCCCGTTGCCCTGTCCAACAGCTTCAAGCAGATGGTTGAGGAAGCCGTCTCCAACAAGAAGCTGACCGTCAAGGAACGCAAAGCCATGATGAATGCTTTCAAGGAAAGCATGAATGGCTATACCTATTTCGAACATTGA
- a CDS encoding saccharopine dehydrogenase family protein, protein MNKVLVIGAGGVGSVVIHKMAQLSEIFSDITLASRRIFKCDEIAASVKERTGVTIKTAEVDADDVDALSALIDKLGVSLVVNVALPYQDLNIMDACLKSGVNYLDTANYEPRDVAKFEYSWQWAYQQRFEEAGLMALLGSGFDPGVTNVYTAYAKKHLLDTIEYLDILDCNGGDHGQHFATNFNPEINIREVTAPVHHWENGDWVTTPAMGNKQVFDFPAVGEKNMYQMYHEELESLVKHLPEIKRARFWMTFGDAYIKHLEVLQNVGMTRIDPVIYEGKEIIPLQFLKAVLPNPGDLGKTTKGKTCIGNIMTGEKDGQKKTVYVYNICDHEECFAEVGSQAISYTTGVPAMIGAALMLTGAWSAKGVYNMEQMDPDPFMDMLNKHGLPWEVHELDKPLDF, encoded by the coding sequence ATGAACAAAGTTCTGGTAATTGGCGCTGGTGGCGTCGGCTCTGTTGTCATTCACAAGATGGCACAGCTTTCCGAAATCTTCTCTGACATCACTCTGGCCTCCCGCCGCATTTTCAAATGCGACGAGATCGCAGCTTCCGTCAAGGAACGCACAGGGGTCACCATCAAGACCGCAGAAGTGGACGCCGATGACGTGGATGCCCTTTCGGCTCTGATCGACAAGCTGGGCGTGTCTCTGGTCGTCAATGTGGCCCTGCCTTATCAGGACCTCAACATCATGGATGCGTGCCTGAAGTCTGGCGTCAACTATCTTGACACCGCCAACTATGAGCCGCGCGATGTTGCCAAGTTCGAATATAGCTGGCAGTGGGCCTATCAGCAGCGTTTCGAGGAAGCAGGCCTGATGGCGCTGCTCGGCTCCGGCTTTGATCCGGGCGTGACCAACGTCTATACCGCCTATGCCAAGAAGCATCTGCTCGACACAATCGAGTATCTCGACATTCTCGATTGCAACGGCGGCGACCATGGCCAGCATTTCGCCACCAACTTCAACCCGGAAATCAACATCCGCGAAGTGACCGCTCCTGTGCATCACTGGGAAAATGGCGACTGGGTCACCACCCCGGCCATGGGCAACAAGCAGGTCTTCGACTTCCCCGCCGTGGGCGAGAAGAACATGTATCAGATGTATCACGAGGAGCTGGAAAGCCTTGTGAAGCATCTGCCCGAGATCAAGCGCGCCCGCTTCTGGATGACATTCGGCGATGCCTATATCAAGCATCTCGAAGTGCTCCAGAATGTCGGCATGACCCGAATTGATCCGGTGATCTATGAAGGCAAGGAAATCATTCCGCTGCAGTTCCTCAAGGCCGTTCTGCCAAATCCGGGCGATCTGGGCAAGACCACCAAGGGCAAGACCTGCATCGGTAACATCATGACCGGCGAGAAGGATGGTCAGAAAAAGACCGTCTATGTCTATAATATCTGCGACCATGAAGAATGCTTCGCAGAAGTGGGCTCGCAGGCCATTTCCTACACCACCGGCGTTCCGGCCATGATCGGCGCTGCCCTGATGCTGACCGGGGCATGGTCCGCCAAGGGCGTCTACAACATGGAACAGATGGACCCGGATCCCTTCATGGACATGCTCAACAAGCATGGCCTTCCATGGGAAGTACACGAGCTGGACAAGCCGCTGGACTTCTGA
- the nspC gene encoding carboxynorspermidine decarboxylase has protein sequence MTDAPVMETQAGDAGAFAKFDLARVPSPCFVIDKVAIRRNLRILSKVGEQADVKVLLALKAFSCWALGDMISNYLDGTCASGLWEAKLAREQFGGELATYSAGFKADEMPEILELSDHLIFNSPAQFLRFEREIKAARKWGYAPDFGIRINPEHSEGHIAKYDPCALGSRLGTPISQLTDEDMTPFSGIHMHTLCEQDFAPLKRTFEAVEERLAPWLKRMKWLNFGGGHHITRSDYQRDELVDFFKTVKAKYDVEIYLEPGEAVALDTGILVGEVLDVNRNGKTDIAILDISATCHMPDVIEAPYRPALLGETKKGKTYRLGGPSCLAGDVIGDFRFANELEIGQRIAFLDQAHYSMVKTNTFNGVRLPAIAIWDSETDKLEVIREFSYAEFRDRLS, from the coding sequence ATGACCGATGCGCCAGTTATGGAAACGCAGGCAGGAGATGCCGGCGCTTTTGCAAAATTCGATCTCGCCCGCGTTCCCTCGCCCTGTTTCGTCATCGACAAGGTCGCGATCCGGCGCAATCTGCGCATTCTCTCCAAGGTCGGGGAACAGGCAGATGTGAAAGTTCTGCTGGCCCTCAAGGCCTTCTCCTGCTGGGCCTTGGGCGACATGATCAGCAATTATCTCGATGGCACCTGCGCTTCCGGCCTGTGGGAAGCAAAGCTTGCCCGCGAACAGTTCGGCGGTGAGCTGGCCACCTATTCGGCCGGTTTCAAAGCCGATGAAATGCCGGAAATTCTCGAGCTGTCCGATCATCTGATCTTCAACAGCCCGGCCCAGTTCCTGCGCTTTGAAAGAGAAATCAAGGCCGCCCGCAAATGGGGTTATGCGCCTGATTTCGGCATCAGGATCAATCCCGAACATTCCGAGGGCCATATTGCCAAATATGACCCCTGCGCCCTTGGCTCCCGTCTCGGCACACCTATCAGCCAGTTGACCGACGAGGATATGACGCCCTTCTCCGGCATTCACATGCATACCCTGTGCGAACAGGATTTCGCGCCACTGAAGCGCACCTTCGAAGCGGTGGAAGAGCGCCTCGCGCCATGGCTCAAGCGCATGAAATGGCTCAATTTCGGCGGTGGTCATCACATTACCCGCTCCGACTATCAGCGCGATGAGCTGGTCGATTTCTTCAAAACCGTCAAGGCGAAATATGATGTCGAGATCTATCTCGAACCCGGCGAAGCCGTCGCCCTTGACACAGGTATTCTGGTGGGCGAAGTGCTCGACGTGAACCGCAATGGCAAAACCGACATCGCCATTCTGGATATTTCGGCCACCTGCCACATGCCCGATGTGATCGAAGCGCCCTATCGGCCGGCATTGCTCGGCGAAACCAAGAAGGGCAAGACCTATCGACTGGGTGGCCCCTCATGCCTTGCCGGAGACGTCATCGGCGATTTCAGATTTGCCAATGAACTGGAGATTGGCCAACGCATCGCCTTTCTCGATCAGGCCCATTATTCCATGGTCAAGACCAACACCTTCAACGGTGTGCGCCTGCCAGCCATTGCCATTTGGGATTCAGAGACCGACAAGCTTGAGGTCATTCGCGAATTTTCCTATGCCGAATTTCGTGATCGCCTCTCCTAG
- the speB gene encoding agmatinase, whose protein sequence is MLDLTYPAFLASELTDKESNPETALFEVIPCPLEKTVSYGAGTAAGPLALLQASQELERYDGKGFPIKKGIITSDVINCDAPIEQVMKELRARTAASVKAGRIPVTLGGEHSLSYGAIMGVVDALEEPVGIIQIDAHADLRVAYQGQKHSHASVMHLCSVERRLPLMQLGIRALCSEEQDSRMNEPHIQFVDAEKLVTEGITAVDLPEDFPQHVYITFDVDGLDPSIMPATGTPVPGGLGYYQSLQLIAHALKGRRCVGFDVVELAPIEGQWAWDFTAANLTYRLMGMVGGR, encoded by the coding sequence ATGCTTGATTTGACCTACCCTGCCTTTCTGGCTTCAGAACTCACCGATAAGGAGAGCAATCCTGAAACGGCACTTTTTGAAGTCATTCCCTGCCCGCTGGAGAAAACCGTATCCTATGGTGCGGGAACGGCAGCCGGACCTCTGGCGCTGTTGCAGGCCAGCCAGGAGCTGGAACGCTATGATGGCAAGGGCTTTCCGATCAAGAAGGGCATCATCACCTCCGACGTGATCAATTGCGATGCCCCAATCGAGCAGGTGATGAAAGAATTGCGCGCGCGCACCGCGGCCAGTGTCAAGGCAGGCCGCATTCCGGTCACCCTTGGCGGCGAGCATAGCCTGTCCTATGGCGCCATCATGGGCGTGGTCGATGCACTGGAAGAGCCGGTCGGCATCATTCAGATAGACGCCCATGCAGACCTGCGCGTGGCCTATCAGGGCCAGAAGCATTCCCACGCTTCGGTGATGCATCTCTGCTCGGTGGAGCGCCGCCTGCCACTGATGCAATTGGGCATCCGCGCCCTTTGCAGCGAGGAGCAGGATTCGCGCATGAATGAGCCCCATATCCAGTTTGTGGATGCGGAAAAGCTTGTCACCGAAGGGATCACAGCCGTCGACCTGCCCGAAGATTTCCCCCAGCATGTCTATATCACCTTTGATGTGGATGGGCTGGACCCTTCCATCATGCCGGCAACAGGAACCCCGGTTCCCGGTGGCCTTGGCTATTACCAGAGCCTGCAACTGATTGCCCATGCGCTCAAGGGGCGGCGCTGTGTTGGTTTCGACGTGGTGGAACTGGCCCCGATCGAAGGCCAATGGGCATGGGATTTCACTGCCGCCAATCTGACCTATCGCCTGATGGGCATGGTGGGCGGGCGCTGA
- a CDS encoding GNAT family N-acetyltransferase, with protein sequence MDHTLYQLTNKTPPLADFLRLRQITGLTVYSREAAKAGLEGTIAAATIYHADQVVGIGRLVGDGGCVFVISDIAVDPAHQGKGLGRAIMQSLMDYVNSELKSKAYISIIADVPANRLYEQFGFEETAPESIGMAYRVS encoded by the coding sequence ATGGATCACACGCTTTATCAACTCACCAACAAGACGCCACCACTGGCCGATTTTCTGCGCCTGCGACAGATAACAGGCCTCACCGTCTATTCCCGCGAGGCGGCAAAAGCGGGCCTTGAGGGCACCATTGCGGCAGCGACAATTTATCACGCCGATCAAGTGGTCGGCATTGGCCGCCTCGTTGGTGATGGCGGCTGCGTCTTCGTCATCAGCGACATCGCCGTCGATCCGGCCCATCAGGGCAAGGGATTGGGAAGGGCGATCATGCAAAGCCTCATGGACTATGTGAACAGCGAATTGAAGTCCAAGGCCTATATTTCGATCATCGCCGATGTCCCCGCCAACCGGCTTTATGAGCAATTCGGCTTTGAGGAAACCGCACCCGAATCCATCGGCATGGCCTACAGGGTTTCCTGA
- the ybaK gene encoding Cys-tRNA(Pro) deacylase, with translation MSDSTPATKALQKGKVDFTLLHYDYDHDAERVGLQAAEAIGADPSEVFKSLMIELDGKPVCAVVPSDCEVNMKKLAKALGGKHAAMMQPVDAERITGYKVGGISPLGQRKRVRTALDESAMGRGLIHINGGQRGLQIRVEPKALVAHMGCVVADLVR, from the coding sequence ATGTCAGACAGTACCCCGGCAACCAAGGCCCTGCAAAAGGGCAAGGTGGATTTCACCCTGCTGCATTATGATTATGATCATGATGCGGAAAGGGTCGGGCTACAGGCAGCCGAGGCGATCGGGGCGGATCCTTCGGAGGTGTTCAAGTCGTTGATGATCGAGCTGGACGGCAAACCGGTTTGTGCGGTGGTGCCTTCTGACTGTGAGGTCAATATGAAAAAGCTGGCCAAGGCTTTGGGCGGCAAGCATGCTGCCATGATGCAGCCGGTCGATGCGGAACGGATCACCGGCTACAAGGTGGGGGGAATCAGTCCGCTGGGGCAGCGCAAGCGGGTTCGCACCGCGCTTGATGAGAGCGCCATGGGCCGCGGGCTCATTCACATCAATGGTGGCCAGCGCGGTTTACAGATCAGGGTCGAGCCGAAGGCGCTGGTTGCCCATATGGGCTGTGTGGTTGCCGATCTGGTGCGCTGA
- a CDS encoding RES family NAD+ phosphorylase — protein sequence MKLVTINDRALVRLIPETRHKPPVLRGLVDSDEEMGILAELEGETSARLIAEREGSPALDRRELAFLRRDHDLRVYGHSHVNAAFTYTRSSGNRFNSGDRGAWYCSYDILISTEEVAYHRTRELSYIGLFEDEARYVALLADFSGRFPDLSDEPTHVALDPDPEIGYPSGQILALSLRKEGHRGLLYPSARKPGGRCFVAFDPGIVQNVRPGASLKIIWKGSPHYDVEWL from the coding sequence GTGAAGCTGGTTACCATCAATGACCGGGCTCTTGTCCGTCTGATCCCGGAAACACGCCACAAGCCTCCCGTTTTGCGCGGGCTGGTGGATAGTGACGAAGAGATGGGTATTCTGGCCGAGCTGGAGGGCGAGACCAGCGCACGGCTCATTGCCGAGCGGGAAGGGAGCCCGGCGCTTGATCGCAGGGAGCTTGCCTTTTTGCGTCGCGATCATGATCTCCGCGTCTATGGTCATAGTCATGTGAATGCGGCCTTCACCTACACCCGTTCCAGTGGCAACCGCTTCAATTCCGGTGATCGGGGGGCATGGTATTGCAGCTATGATATCCTGATCTCGACCGAGGAAGTGGCCTATCACCGAACGCGAGAGCTTTCCTATATCGGCCTGTTCGAGGATGAGGCGCGTTATGTTGCGCTGCTGGCCGATTTTTCCGGCCGCTTTCCCGACCTGTCCGATGAGCCGACCCATGTCGCCTTGGATCCGGACCCCGAGATTGGCTATCCTTCCGGCCAGATTCTGGCGCTTTCCCTCAGAAAAGAAGGGCATCGGGGCTTGTTATATCCATCCGCGCGCAAGCCTGGCGGACGCTGTTTCGTGGCCTTTGATCCGGGCATTGTCCAGAATGTCCGGCCCGGAGCCAGTTTGAAAATCATTTGGAAAGGCAGCCCTCACTATGATGTCGAGTGGCTGTAA
- a CDS encoding MbcA/ParS/Xre antitoxin family protein, whose protein sequence is MQVALKEEKYVPDAQSVALKAYRRIADAWALTGREAAELADLSESTWKRIKKSSFSGDLSRDQMLRLSALVGLYKALELYFSPTIARQWVKLRNQGPEFDGQRPLDAMVSGGLPKIMRVRSYLDALRGGM, encoded by the coding sequence ATGCAGGTTGCCCTGAAGGAAGAGAAATATGTGCCGGACGCGCAGAGCGTTGCTCTCAAGGCCTATCGGCGGATTGCTGATGCCTGGGCGCTTACGGGGCGTGAAGCCGCAGAGCTGGCAGATCTTTCCGAATCCACCTGGAAGCGGATCAAGAAGTCCAGTTTCTCGGGCGATCTGTCCCGCGACCAGATGCTCCGGTTGAGCGCCCTTGTTGGTCTTTATAAAGCGCTGGAGCTTTATTTCAGCCCGACAATCGCCCGCCAATGGGTCAAGTTGCGCAATCAGGGGCCTGAATTTGACGGGCAACGGCCTCTTGATGCCATGGTGTCAGGCGGTTTGCCCAAGATCATGCGTGTGCGCAGCTATCTGGATGCATTGCGGGGCGGGATGTGA
- a CDS encoding deaminase, whose translation MASRPGFDEWVLDCADAVAKRSRDPSTKVGCVIVRPDKSFAAVGYNGFPRSMEDRPEWYETREEKYDRVIHAEMNALAAMKEPAKGCIVYVTHPPCKECTKFLAAHQVAKIVWRHNDGIQGRFDTTRSEEIFKDCGIEYEVIA comes from the coding sequence ATGGCTAGCAGACCCGGATTTGATGAATGGGTGCTTGATTGTGCCGATGCGGTTGCCAAACGCAGCCGGGATCCATCGACCAAGGTTGGTTGTGTTATTGTTCGGCCCGACAAGAGCTTTGCTGCGGTGGGTTATAACGGTTTTCCCCGTTCGATGGAGGACAGGCCGGAATGGTATGAGACCCGCGAAGAGAAATATGACCGGGTTATTCATGCCGAAATGAATGCGCTGGCCGCGATGAAGGAACCGGCCAAGGGCTGCATCGTTTATGTCACCCATCCGCCTTGCAAGGAATGTACGAAATTTCTCGCGGCCCATCAGGTGGCCAAAATCGTCTGGCGCCATAATGACGGCATTCAGGGGCGATTTGATACCACCCGCAGCGAAGAAATTTTCAAGGATTGCGGCATTGAATATGAGGTCATAGCGTAG